One window of the Anopheles cruzii chromosome 2, idAnoCruzAS_RS32_06, whole genome shotgun sequence genome contains the following:
- the LOC128269150 gene encoding tubulin-specific chaperone cofactor E-like protein: protein MPTLLEALEEKYGLEADDKEAHAEPEEVLVSIFVPKLPPRQSTPQLLILNDCNIDRAGEPEDLKKKCRIVRELDLAQNKLNNWNEVFVILSHMPRVEFVNLSLNHLTGPIETPAVTKMDHLRNLVLNNTKLEWCSVETLLRLLPALEELHLSLNEYTHVLIDTATGEDTASVAASSQKQREEDTVAAGASAAAAAEGSTTSVPFRTNPHAGVRKVHLTGNYISEWNEVCRIGRVFPQLEALVLADCPLRSLKPTDAEGNEKPEDSHKHFQNLKLLNLSNAKIDSWDDIDRLSNFPALCNVRLQYWPLWARTDSTTEHERRQLLIARLPNISILNGGDTIGAVEREDAERTFIRNYLDTADAERPARYYELVGVHGKLDPLVNIDLRPERKVKVRFTFEDKTIERTVDVNRTVSDLKSRLERLFEVPAARMRLYYVDQDFRDLQGLEEMKYPTKVLYSYNIRSGDEIIIERKVKS, encoded by the exons ATGCCGACCTTGCTCGAAGCGCTGGAAGAAAAGTATGGCCTAGAGGCGGACGACAAGGAGGCGCACGCGGAACCGGAGGAGGTACTGGTGTCCATCTTTGTTCCGAAGCTGCCACCGAGACAAAG CACCCCGCAGCTGCTTATACTGAACGATTGCAACATCGACCGGGCCGGTGAGCCGGAGGATCTGAAGAAGAAGTGTCGCATCGTACGGGAGCTCGATCTGGCGCAGAATAAGCTGAACAATTGGAACGAGGTGTTTGTCATTCTTTCGCACATGCCACGGGTCGAGTTTGTCAATCTCAGTCTTAACCATCTGACCGGCCCCATTGAGACGCCGGCGGTCACGAAGATGGACCATCTACGCAACTTGGTGCTTAACAACACCAAGCTGGAGTGGTGCAGTGTCGAGACGCTGCTCCGGTTGCTGCCCGCCCTCGAGGAACTGCATCTTAGCCTTAACGAGTATACGCACGTGCTGAtcgacaccgccaccggcgaggATACGGCTTCAGTGGCAGCTTCTAGTCAAAAGCAGCGAGAAGAGGATACAGTGGCGGCGGGTGCCTCCGCTGCTGCAGCCGCTGAAGGGTCAACTACATCGGTGCCCTTCCGAACCAATCCGCACGCCGGCGTCCGGAAGGTGCACCTCACGGGCAACTACATTTCCGAGTGGAACGAAGTTTGCCGCATCGGACGCGTCTTCCCCCAGCTGGAGGCCCTCGTGCTGGCGGACTGTCCCCTGAG ATCGCTGAAACCCACGGATGCTGAAGGCAACGAAAAACCGGAAGACAGTCATAAACACTTCCA GAACTTAAAGCTGCTCAACCTAAGCAACGCCAAAATCGACTCGTGGGACGATATCGACCGGTTGTCCAACTTCCCTGCCCTGTGCAATGTGCGGCTTCAG TACTGGCCACTGTGGGCCCGAACCGATTCGACGACGGAACACGAAAGGCGTCAGCTGCTGATAGCGCGCCTTCCGAACATCAGTATTCTGAACGGGGGTGATACGATCGGGGCCGTGGAACGGGAGGACGCCGAGCGAACGTTCATACGCAACTACTTGGACACTGCCGACGCGGAGCGGCCCGCCCGGTACTACGAGCTGGTCGGAGTGCACGGCAAGCTGGACCCGCTCGTCAACATCGATCTGCGGCCGGAGCGCAAGGTGAAGGTACGGTTTACCTTCGAGGACAAGACCATCGAACGGACGGTCGATGTTAACAG AACGGTGAGCGATCTGAAATCGCGCCTGGAGCGCCTGTTTGAGGTGCCAGCGGCCCGGATGCGACTGTACTACGTCGATCAGGACTTTCGCGATCTGCAGGGCCTGGAGGAGATGAAGTACCCGACGAAGGTCCTGTACAGCTACAACATCCGCTCCGGTGATGAGATCATCATCGAGCGGAAGGTGAAAAGTTGA